A single window of Sphingobacterium sp. ML3W DNA harbors:
- a CDS encoding NAD(P)H-binding protein, with product MEAIVIGGSGATGRELVKQLVNDDRFSKIRVFLRKSYFEPDEKLEEIIIDFEKLNNFKDQIKGDVAFSCLGTTLKDAGSKAAQWHIDYDYPFQFAEMAFENGVSSFVLLSAVGVDAKSQVFYNRMKGSLEDVIKKIGFQHLLILQPGFIDRPNTNRMGEKVGIKVIQILNRLGLFEKYAPIKTGELAKAMLESAFRNNKAVEVLPLKKIKAILN from the coding sequence ATGGAAGCAATTGTAATTGGGGGCAGTGGTGCCACAGGTAGGGAATTGGTTAAACAATTGGTAAATGACGATCGTTTTTCTAAAATTCGTGTATTTCTCCGTAAGTCTTACTTTGAGCCTGACGAAAAGTTGGAAGAAATTATTATAGATTTTGAAAAACTAAACAATTTTAAAGATCAGATTAAGGGAGACGTAGCCTTTTCTTGTTTGGGAACTACCTTGAAAGATGCGGGGAGCAAAGCTGCGCAATGGCATATCGATTACGACTATCCCTTTCAATTCGCTGAGATGGCTTTTGAAAATGGTGTTTCAAGTTTTGTATTATTATCAGCTGTTGGTGTTGATGCAAAATCTCAAGTTTTTTATAACCGTATGAAAGGATCTTTAGAAGATGTCATTAAAAAAATAGGATTCCAACATTTATTAATCCTCCAACCTGGATTCATTGATAGACCTAATACCAATCGCATGGGAGAGAAGGTGGGAATAAAAGTAATTCAGATTTTAAATAGATTAGGTTTGTTTGAGAAATATGCACCTATAAAAACAGGGGAGTTGGCAAAAGCAATGTTAGAAAGTGCGTTTAGGAATAATAAAGCTGTGGAAGTGTTACCATTAAAAAAAATCAAAGCAATCTTAAATTAG
- a CDS encoding response regulator transcription factor, with product MIKIAITDDHPLLLEGLKNILSKEDFFEVVGCYPDASTMHVALSNTNIDILLLDINLPDANSIELIKPLKLKYPNMRIIIISVHNEYAVINSVLQEGAHGYIQKNASVDEIITGVEQILKGNKFLCSQTQSIVDKKAKDGLNSVPKLTRREKEVLTEAASGLTTSQIAEKLFISPHTVESHRKNLIEKFGAKNLSSTIKLALEYGLIRK from the coding sequence ATGATAAAAATTGCGATTACTGACGATCATCCCCTACTACTAGAGGGACTAAAAAATATATTATCAAAAGAAGATTTCTTTGAAGTAGTTGGTTGTTATCCCGACGCTTCAACTATGCATGTAGCGTTGTCAAATACGAATATTGATATACTCCTATTAGATATCAACCTCCCTGATGCAAATAGCATTGAGCTCATAAAACCTTTGAAACTAAAGTATCCTAATATGCGTATCATTATCATTAGTGTACATAACGAATATGCTGTAATCAACAGTGTACTGCAAGAAGGTGCTCACGGTTACATTCAAAAAAATGCTTCTGTGGACGAAATTATTACTGGTGTTGAACAAATATTAAAAGGTAACAAGTTTCTTTGCTCCCAAACACAAAGCATCGTGGATAAAAAGGCTAAAGATGGCTTAAATAGTGTCCCAAAATTGACAAGAAGAGAAAAAGAAGTATTGACTGAAGCTGCATCGGGCTTAACAACCTCCCAAATAGCTGAAAAATTATTTATAAGCCCGCATACTGTGGAAAGCCATCGTAAGAATCTCATTGAGAAATTTGGTGCTAAGAATTTGAGTTCAACCATCAAATTAGCATTGGAATATGGTCTAATTCGTAAATAG
- a CDS encoding FMN-binding glutamate synthase family protein → MREVVRFTSTLIVLFLIIFIVFTWPFWGLIGIGLAILLIGIYDLTQTKHAILRNYPVIGHMRFLLEAIGPELHQYFVESGTDGKPIDRNHRDYIYSRAKKENENHPFGTELDVNQENYSWMQHSIYAAPKLPSPPREIIGSKGCQQPYSASIFNISAMSFGALSKNAIMALNRGAKAGSFFHDTGEGGISNYHLMGGDLVFEIGTGYFGCRTEDGFFSPEKFQINGNRPEVKMIAIKLSQGAKPGHGGVLPASKNNDEIAAIRGVKPHTAVISPPSHTAFHDAKGLLDFIQQLRELSAGKPIGFKLAIGSKKEFIDICLAILETGIKPDFITIDGAEGGTGAAPIDFSNAVGMPWEEALVFAVDTLRGFDLKKDIKIITATKIFTAFDIFKALCIGADVCNSARGMMLALGCIQALKCHTNTCPSGVATNDARLVNGLVVEEKWKRVKNYHEEILKDFLDLLAASGSPNLKHLNRSLIHKRQNNKHRSFEEIYPSIPEGAFIK, encoded by the coding sequence ATGAGAGAAGTTGTCAGATTTACAAGTACACTAATAGTGCTATTCTTGATTATTTTCATTGTATTTACATGGCCATTTTGGGGTTTAATTGGCATAGGTTTAGCGATATTACTTATTGGAATATATGACCTTACGCAAACGAAACATGCCATACTGCGTAACTATCCTGTTATTGGTCACATGCGTTTTCTTTTAGAGGCGATTGGTCCAGAACTACATCAATATTTTGTCGAATCAGGAACTGACGGTAAACCGATAGATCGCAATCATCGCGATTATATTTATTCAAGAGCGAAAAAAGAAAATGAAAATCATCCGTTCGGGACGGAGCTTGACGTCAATCAAGAAAACTATAGTTGGATGCAACATAGTATTTATGCTGCTCCCAAATTGCCAAGCCCACCTCGAGAAATCATAGGCTCTAAAGGTTGTCAACAGCCCTACTCTGCTAGTATTTTTAATATTTCGGCCATGAGTTTTGGTGCTTTAAGTAAAAATGCAATCATGGCTTTAAATCGAGGAGCAAAAGCTGGAAGTTTCTTTCACGATACAGGGGAAGGTGGTATTTCAAACTATCATCTCATGGGAGGAGATCTTGTCTTCGAAATAGGAACGGGCTATTTTGGTTGTCGTACCGAAGATGGCTTCTTTTCTCCAGAGAAATTTCAAATAAATGGAAATCGACCTGAGGTCAAAATGATTGCGATTAAACTTTCACAAGGAGCCAAACCGGGTCATGGAGGTGTGTTGCCTGCATCTAAAAACAATGACGAAATTGCAGCAATCAGAGGTGTCAAGCCCCATACTGCGGTCATTTCTCCTCCAAGCCATACAGCTTTCCACGACGCCAAAGGACTTCTTGATTTTATACAGCAACTGCGAGAGTTATCAGCAGGTAAACCAATCGGATTTAAACTTGCAATCGGTAGTAAAAAGGAATTTATAGACATCTGCTTAGCTATTTTGGAAACAGGAATAAAGCCTGATTTTATCACCATCGACGGTGCTGAAGGTGGCACAGGTGCAGCTCCTATTGATTTTTCGAATGCCGTTGGCATGCCTTGGGAGGAAGCGTTGGTATTTGCCGTCGATACACTTCGCGGATTTGATTTAAAAAAAGATATTAAGATTATCACTGCCACTAAAATATTCACAGCTTTTGACATCTTTAAAGCGCTTTGTATAGGAGCAGATGTTTGCAATTCTGCTCGAGGTATGATGCTGGCTTTAGGATGTATACAGGCCCTTAAATGCCACACAAACACCTGCCCTTCTGGTGTAGCAACGAATGATGCGAGATTAGTGAATGGATTGGTTGTGGAGGAAAAATGGAAACGCGTGAAAAATTATCACGAAGAAATATTAAAAGATTTTTTAGACTTACTTGCAGCATCCGGTAGCCCTAACTTGAAACATCTCAACAGATCGTTAATCCATAAAAGACAAAATAACAAACATCGTTCTTTTGAAGAAATCTATCCATCTATTCCTGAAGGTGCATTTATCAAATAA
- a CDS encoding MepB family protein, whose translation MANSKIELQHIAKYLFQICGLPLTNLLPEKESQAYAAHNFDLGKYKYKYRSAKITPKKAGQFVTLWYRMSTGIIAPFDVNDDIDFYIIAIRNDKKMGLFIFPKEILFQRRVLSGHGKEGKRGFRVYPNWDLTISKQAQQTQSWQKLYFLDLSNENQIDVKKGKCLLGM comes from the coding sequence TTGGCAAATTCCAAAATAGAACTACAACATATCGCTAAGTATTTATTCCAAATCTGTGGCTTACCGCTAACGAATTTACTGCCAGAAAAAGAAAGCCAAGCATATGCTGCTCATAATTTTGACCTGGGCAAGTATAAATATAAATATAGGAGCGCTAAAATAACACCAAAAAAAGCAGGCCAATTTGTAACATTATGGTACCGAATGTCAACTGGTATTATCGCTCCTTTCGATGTTAATGATGATATTGATTTCTATATTATAGCAATACGAAACGATAAGAAGATGGGATTATTCATTTTCCCTAAGGAAATACTATTTCAAAGAAGAGTTTTATCTGGACATGGAAAAGAAGGAAAACGTGGGTTTAGAGTATATCCAAATTGGGATTTGACTATCAGCAAACAAGCACAACAGACGCAATCTTGGCAGAAACTGTATTTTCTAGATTTAAGTAATGAAAATCAGATTGATGTAAAAAAAGGAAAGTGCCTTTTGGGGATGTAA
- a CDS encoding NADP-dependent isocitrate dehydrogenase has protein sequence MSSKIIYTKTDEAPLLATYSFLPIVQAFAKTADIDVELRDISLAGRILANFSDALKEDQKVADALAELGQLATTPEANIIKLPNISASIPQLKGAIAELQAAGYVIPNFPDNPETAEERAVKANYAKVLGSAVNPVLREGNSDRRAPKAVKNYAKANPHSMGAWSADSKTRVASMSHGDFYETEKSVTVANEGQFKIEFVNASGTPTELKGLAPLKAGEVIDSSVLSLSALKGFVADTIAAAKAEGVLLSAHLKATMMKVSDPIIFGAIVEVYFKDVFAKYGELFNSLGINKNNGLGEVFAKIAGHSQEAEVKAAIESAIANGPDLAMVNSDKGITNLHVPSDVIVDASMPAMIRTSGQMWNKEGKSQDTIAMIPDRSYAGVYEATIEDCKENGALDPTTMGSVPNVGLMAQKAEEYGSHDKTFQASENGTIRVVDAEGNVLMEQTVETGDIFRMCQTKDAPIQDWVKLAVNRARLSATPAVFWLDENRAHDREIIKKVEQYLGDFDTNGLDIFVMNPVEATKFSLDRIREGLDTISVTGNVLRDYLTDLFPILEVGTSAKMLSIVPLMNGGGLFETGAGGSAPKHIEQFLHEGYLRWDSLGEFLALGASLEHLSQTQNNAAALVLAETLDVATEKFLANDKSPARKVGQIDNRGSHYYLTAYWAEGLATQTKDATLAAKFAPLAKMLIENEAKINEELIAAQGKAQDIGGYYFPNDALATAAMRPSETFNNAIASL, from the coding sequence ATGTCATCTAAAATCATTTACACCAAGACAGATGAAGCGCCATTATTGGCTACGTATTCATTCTTACCTATTGTACAAGCTTTCGCGAAAACTGCTGATATCGATGTTGAATTAAGAGACATTTCTCTTGCAGGTCGTATTTTAGCTAATTTTTCAGACGCATTAAAAGAGGATCAAAAAGTAGCTGATGCTTTAGCTGAATTAGGTCAGTTGGCCACAACTCCAGAAGCGAATATCATCAAATTACCAAATATTTCGGCATCTATTCCGCAGTTAAAAGGAGCAATTGCAGAATTGCAAGCTGCCGGATATGTTATTCCAAATTTCCCTGATAATCCAGAAACTGCAGAAGAACGTGCTGTAAAAGCAAATTATGCTAAAGTATTGGGGTCTGCTGTAAATCCAGTTTTACGTGAAGGAAACTCTGATCGACGTGCGCCTAAAGCAGTTAAGAATTATGCTAAAGCAAATCCACATTCGATGGGTGCTTGGTCGGCAGATTCAAAAACCCGTGTAGCATCAATGTCACATGGTGATTTTTATGAAACTGAAAAATCCGTTACAGTAGCAAACGAAGGTCAGTTTAAAATAGAATTCGTCAACGCTAGTGGTACTCCGACTGAATTGAAAGGTCTTGCTCCATTGAAAGCAGGTGAAGTCATAGATTCATCAGTATTGAGTTTATCTGCATTGAAAGGTTTCGTTGCAGATACTATTGCTGCTGCTAAAGCTGAAGGGGTTTTATTGTCAGCTCACTTGAAAGCGACGATGATGAAAGTTTCAGACCCAATTATCTTTGGTGCTATCGTAGAAGTTTATTTCAAAGATGTTTTTGCTAAATATGGTGAATTATTCAATTCTTTGGGAATTAATAAAAACAATGGTCTAGGTGAGGTATTTGCTAAGATTGCTGGGCATTCACAGGAAGCTGAAGTTAAAGCTGCGATTGAGTCTGCAATAGCTAACGGTCCAGATTTAGCTATGGTAAACTCCGATAAAGGGATTACAAATCTACACGTACCTTCAGATGTTATCGTTGATGCCTCGATGCCAGCTATGATCCGTACTTCGGGTCAGATGTGGAATAAAGAAGGAAAATCTCAAGATACAATTGCTATGATTCCAGATCGTTCTTACGCTGGTGTTTATGAAGCAACCATAGAGGATTGTAAAGAAAATGGTGCTTTAGACCCTACTACAATGGGCTCTGTTCCCAATGTTGGTTTGATGGCTCAAAAAGCTGAAGAATATGGTTCACATGATAAAACTTTCCAAGCTTCAGAAAATGGTACGATCAGAGTAGTTGACGCTGAAGGAAATGTTTTGATGGAACAAACCGTTGAAACAGGAGATATCTTCCGCATGTGTCAAACAAAAGACGCTCCCATCCAAGATTGGGTAAAACTAGCTGTTAACCGTGCTCGATTATCTGCAACACCAGCAGTATTCTGGTTAGATGAAAACCGTGCTCACGATAGAGAAATCATCAAGAAAGTAGAACAATATTTAGGGGATTTTGATACTAATGGATTAGATATTTTTGTGATGAATCCAGTAGAAGCAACTAAGTTCTCTTTAGATCGTATTCGTGAAGGTTTGGATACTATCTCTGTTACGGGTAATGTATTGCGTGATTACTTAACTGATTTGTTTCCAATTTTAGAAGTTGGTACCTCTGCAAAAATGCTTTCTATTGTTCCATTGATGAATGGTGGTGGTTTATTTGAGACAGGTGCTGGTGGTTCGGCTCCAAAACATATTGAACAATTCTTACATGAAGGTTACTTACGTTGGGATTCGTTAGGTGAATTTTTAGCTTTAGGTGCTTCATTAGAGCATTTATCACAAACACAAAATAATGCAGCTGCTTTGGTATTAGCAGAAACTTTGGATGTGGCTACAGAAAAATTCTTAGCGAATGATAAATCTCCAGCACGTAAAGTAGGTCAAATTGACAACCGTGGTTCTCATTATTACTTGACTGCTTATTGGGCGGAAGGATTGGCGACGCAAACAAAAGATGCTACTTTGGCAGCCAAATTTGCACCTTTAGCGAAAATGTTAATTGAAAATGAAGCTAAAATCAATGAAGAGTTGATTGCTGCTCAAGGTAAGGCACAAGACATTGGTGGTTACTACTTCCCTAATGATGCATTAGCAACAGCAGCAATGCGTCCTTCGGAAACTTTTAATAATGCAATTGCTTCTTTGTAG
- a CDS encoding ROK family protein: MALTNLSRHVALGIDIGGTNTKFGIVNHRGEVLEKGNLRTDEYKKVEEFIDALHEKVNPLIEKYGSVNNFDGIGVGVPNGNYYTGTVEQAANLPWKGVIPFAEMIESKFGLKCVITNDANAAALGEMLFGAARGMKDFIMITLGTGVGSGIVANGNVVYGHDGFAGELGHTIVKPGGRKHWSTGSEGSLEAYASATGIAITAKKMRAEFPSSMLNEYPEDEINSKTVHECALKGDPIAIEVFRYTGQKLGEALANFVMFSSPEAILLFGGVIQAGDFILKPAKLHMERNLFPIFRDKVRLVFSELPEADAAILGASALVWEQ, translated from the coding sequence ATGGCGTTAACAAACTTATCAAGACATGTCGCTCTTGGAATTGATATTGGCGGGACGAATACTAAATTTGGAATAGTAAACCATCGTGGTGAAGTTCTGGAAAAAGGTAATTTACGTACGGATGAATATAAAAAGGTAGAAGAGTTCATTGATGCTTTACATGAAAAAGTAAATCCATTAATTGAAAAATATGGAAGCGTTAATAATTTTGATGGTATAGGAGTTGGAGTACCAAATGGTAATTATTATACAGGGACTGTAGAACAAGCTGCCAATTTACCATGGAAGGGGGTAATTCCTTTTGCCGAGATGATTGAAAGCAAATTTGGGTTAAAATGTGTCATAACTAATGATGCAAATGCTGCGGCTTTGGGCGAAATGCTATTTGGAGCAGCTCGGGGAATGAAAGATTTTATTATGATAACATTAGGTACAGGGGTTGGTAGCGGAATAGTCGCCAATGGGAATGTAGTTTATGGTCATGATGGGTTTGCTGGTGAATTGGGGCATACAATAGTGAAGCCAGGAGGGAGAAAGCATTGGAGTACAGGATCTGAAGGAAGTTTAGAGGCTTACGCATCTGCAACAGGAATTGCTATCACGGCAAAGAAAATGAGGGCAGAGTTTCCGAGCTCTATGCTTAATGAATACCCTGAAGACGAGATCAACTCCAAAACAGTTCATGAGTGTGCTCTAAAAGGTGATCCAATTGCTATTGAAGTATTTCGCTATACAGGACAAAAGCTTGGGGAAGCTTTGGCTAACTTTGTGATGTTTTCATCTCCAGAAGCTATTCTGTTGTTTGGTGGAGTTATACAAGCTGGGGACTTTATATTAAAACCTGCTAAACTACATATGGAAAGGAATCTTTTTCCAATTTTTAGAGATAAAGTTAGATTGGTTTTTAGTGAACTACCTGAAGCCGATGCGGCAATTCTTGGTGCAAGCGCGTTGGTCTGGGAGCAATAA
- a CDS encoding aldo/keto reductase, which translates to MNTYTLNSGSKIPAIGFGTWQIEEGEPAYTAVYEALKAGYTHIDTASVYGNEHGAGKAIQDSGIKRENLFVTTKLWNADRGYENTLVAFDKSLALLQMDYVDLYLIHWPANETQFENWESINADTWKALEQLYTEGRAKAIGLSNFPKKYVEAILKVAKVFPAVNQLEFHPGFLQEETIAFCKSKDILIQAWSPLGSGRILQNEVIVSLSAKYGVSVGQICIKFALQEGINPLPKSTNPSNIKANLEINNFSLSNEDIQAIKNIGELGFSGLNPAEVPF; encoded by the coding sequence ATGAATACATATACATTAAATAGCGGTTCAAAAATCCCAGCTATTGGATTTGGAACTTGGCAAATCGAAGAAGGAGAACCTGCTTATACTGCCGTTTACGAGGCTTTAAAAGCAGGATATACCCATATTGATACAGCATCGGTTTATGGTAATGAACATGGTGCCGGAAAAGCAATACAAGATAGTGGTATAAAGCGCGAAAATCTTTTTGTCACCACCAAACTCTGGAATGCCGATCGCGGTTACGAAAACACCTTAGTCGCATTTGACAAGTCTCTTGCCCTACTTCAAATGGACTACGTAGATCTCTATCTCATTCACTGGCCTGCTAACGAAACACAGTTTGAGAACTGGGAATCAATCAATGCAGACACTTGGAAAGCCTTGGAGCAATTATATACAGAAGGTAGAGCCAAAGCTATTGGTTTGAGTAATTTTCCAAAAAAATATGTCGAAGCAATATTAAAGGTTGCAAAAGTTTTTCCTGCAGTCAATCAATTGGAATTTCATCCCGGTTTTCTTCAAGAAGAAACAATAGCCTTTTGTAAATCAAAAGATATATTAATTCAAGCATGGTCTCCTTTAGGCTCTGGCAGGATTTTACAAAATGAAGTAATAGTATCACTTTCAGCTAAATATGGGGTAAGTGTCGGGCAGATTTGTATAAAATTTGCTTTGCAAGAGGGTATCAACCCACTACCAAAATCCACGAACCCCAGCAATATAAAAGCTAATCTTGAAATAAACAATTTTTCGTTGTCAAACGAAGATATACAAGCGATTAAAAATATAGGTGAATTAGGTTTTTCCGGCCTTAATCCAGCTGAGGTACCCTTTTAA
- a CDS encoding ATP-binding protein, with protein sequence MSKNKISFKHKLRHIFVTLSFCVLMHHTSAQEVLNNLKLQYENIAITNPDRLYVAGKYITALFFNQQEEKAAQILDENLQVALLLKDGKYAANLYAISAMNNRIAERLKDSDTSLEKAKAYADNSKDIEIKGYINYCEGWLHVRNNKEGEAVRSFLRAITYFDKAPPSPTLNGRKSTTYKELTSVYANWNEHQLQEKYSLLALDLAIKQNDPIAIFDAYMLMGYMYEQQYMKDESKQDVRNLAEKYYLQAINTYDKNKSKIPFPSNLSFVANNLAHLYFSYFPNSYQNKVLYYAELARKQGLATQQYTHVASSYGIMAELAIKDGKPDRAKEYLLAALTEVSKSSVPDENIILSIYESLSEIAESEKNLPEAIRYYKAYMETFKSIYNQEQLELGRRLEAQFDKERQQQQLITMQLEADKKEQQISLMQTISLQQKQELENLKLHEENQRKQLELTQLESEKRTQELKLSRLETQSRAQDILNYKNEISYKEKINKYYISLILVFLLALMLLLYAYKQRSKRLRQNKELYNATLDKERQNAKIATLTAMLSGQEQERGRLARDLHDGLRGLLSSTKISLSQLTDQVASPAKNNMQKSIEKLDTAVEELRRVAHNLMPELLNRYGLQEALQDYARRMSNDQLDIDVQFLHYKSDLEKDRQLLVYRIIQELVNNAIKHASPKQIIIQVVEETDHYSITVEDDGDGFDIHQIKGNNSAGLYNIQSRVDFLKGKFSIQSEKQVGTSVEFIFKKILHDKNCDY encoded by the coding sequence ATGAGCAAAAATAAGATTAGTTTCAAGCATAAGTTAAGACATATTTTTGTCACCCTCAGTTTTTGTGTTTTGATGCATCACACTTCTGCGCAAGAAGTATTAAATAATCTAAAACTTCAGTACGAAAACATTGCTATAACAAATCCTGATAGGCTCTACGTGGCCGGTAAATATATAACGGCTTTATTTTTCAATCAACAAGAAGAGAAAGCTGCTCAAATACTTGATGAAAACTTGCAGGTTGCACTTCTTCTAAAAGATGGCAAATATGCTGCCAACCTGTATGCCATCTCAGCTATGAATAACCGAATAGCTGAACGACTGAAGGACTCTGATACCAGCTTGGAAAAAGCAAAAGCATATGCAGACAATTCAAAAGATATAGAAATAAAAGGCTACATTAATTATTGTGAAGGCTGGCTTCATGTACGAAACAATAAAGAGGGCGAAGCTGTAAGAAGTTTCTTACGTGCGATTACCTATTTCGACAAAGCTCCTCCATCGCCAACACTGAATGGTCGCAAATCGACAACCTATAAGGAACTAACCTCAGTCTACGCCAATTGGAATGAACACCAATTACAGGAAAAATATAGCTTGCTCGCTTTAGATTTAGCCATTAAACAAAATGATCCAATTGCTATTTTTGATGCCTATATGCTTATGGGTTATATGTACGAACAGCAATATATGAAAGACGAGAGCAAGCAGGACGTGCGCAATCTGGCTGAAAAATATTATTTGCAAGCTATCAATACTTATGATAAAAATAAAAGTAAGATTCCCTTCCCTTCAAACCTTTCTTTTGTAGCTAACAATTTAGCACATCTTTATTTTAGCTATTTCCCAAATAGTTATCAAAATAAAGTGCTTTATTATGCCGAACTCGCTAGAAAGCAAGGATTAGCGACTCAACAATATACGCATGTAGCTTCTTCATATGGCATCATGGCAGAATTAGCGATTAAAGATGGCAAACCCGACCGTGCAAAAGAATATTTGCTTGCTGCTTTAACAGAAGTTTCTAAAAGTAGTGTTCCTGATGAAAATATAATTCTCAGTATTTATGAAAGTCTTTCCGAAATTGCTGAATCAGAGAAAAATCTACCTGAGGCAATTCGCTACTATAAGGCTTATATGGAAACATTTAAATCCATATACAATCAAGAACAACTGGAATTGGGAAGAAGACTGGAAGCACAATTTGACAAGGAAAGACAACAACAACAGCTCATTACCATGCAGTTAGAAGCTGATAAAAAAGAGCAACAAATAAGTCTCATGCAGACCATCAGTTTACAACAAAAACAGGAGTTGGAAAATTTGAAATTGCATGAAGAAAATCAAAGAAAACAGCTGGAGCTAACGCAATTAGAATCGGAAAAAAGAACACAAGAACTCAAATTATCAAGATTAGAAACGCAGAGTCGTGCGCAAGATATTCTGAATTATAAAAACGAAATATCTTATAAAGAAAAGATAAACAAATACTATATCAGTCTAATTTTAGTATTCTTGCTGGCCTTGATGCTCCTGCTCTATGCCTATAAACAACGTTCTAAAAGACTTCGTCAAAATAAAGAACTTTATAACGCGACTTTAGATAAAGAAAGGCAGAATGCGAAAATCGCCACACTGACCGCCATGTTATCAGGACAAGAACAAGAACGAGGCAGATTGGCACGTGATCTTCATGATGGTCTGAGAGGCTTACTATCAAGTACCAAAATTAGCTTATCGCAATTGACTGATCAGGTAGCTTCACCAGCCAAAAATAACATGCAAAAATCCATAGAGAAACTGGATACAGCTGTAGAAGAACTCCGTCGTGTAGCTCATAATCTGATGCCAGAATTGCTAAACAGGTATGGCTTACAAGAAGCTCTTCAAGATTATGCGAGGCGTATGTCAAATGATCAATTAGATATTGATGTACAATTCTTGCATTATAAAAGTGATTTAGAAAAAGACAGACAGCTCCTAGTTTATCGTATTATTCAAGAACTTGTCAACAACGCCATTAAACATGCCTCGCCAAAGCAGATTATAATACAAGTTGTAGAAGAAACCGATCACTATAGCATTACTGTCGAAGATGATGGTGATGGATTTGATATTCATCAGATTAAAGGAAACAATTCAGCTGGTTTGTATAATATTCAATCTCGAGTCGATTTTTTAAAAGGAAAATTCAGCATACAATCTGAAAAACAAGTTGGAACAAGTGTAGAATTCATATTCAAAAAAATATTACATGATAAAAATTGCGATTACTGA